The DNA sequence AATTACGAGAACCGGGATTTTGATGGCTTTCAACCAGAAAAATGCTTGCTTCAAGAGGCCAAATCGCAGTACACAAACTTTTTTGATGATGAGGCACTAGAGCCCAAACTCTGGTACGTACTTAGTGGCAAATACGAAAAATTGATGAATCAAGCTAGAGCACAGCATCGCATTGTCAGTATGAGTTTTCCGGCTGCGCTGAACTGGTATTTCATGGAAAAAACTATGTACCTTGTTATGAAGGGTGCATTTGCACGGGATGAGCTAATCCGCATCAATTCAATTTATATGCCCTAATACCTATGGACATCCATTTTTCTTATCGCTACGACCAAAATATTCTTCCGGATGTCGCTACTCAGTTGCAATCACTATGGCGCACGGCAGTTTTGTTAGATCAAGTAGGCGTACCTATTGCCGATTGGTGCCCGCCCGCAGACACCCCGGAAAATTCATTGCGAAACAAAGCATTCGAGGACCATGGTCCATCTAAAGCTGCATTAGCCATTTTCAAAGAGAAAGACAAAGACCGCGACGAGATGGATGTTCGCTCGATGGTCATTTGGAACGGGCTTCTAGAGGAAGGCTCCATTTTGATGAGTCACACTTTGGTCGTACGTGACTATCCCTCTAAATCTTCGTTTAGCCTGCGTTTTAAGTCTGTTCCAGCGCTAACAGAAAAGTCACGAATGATTACGGTGATCAAGGGGTTGTTAGAGATTTGGCCTGCGCCCTTTATTTCAGTCAGCGATCCTCGCTACGATGTCATACATAAAGTATTTGATGACCGACCGGGCGTTGGCTGGATGCTCTATCTTCCCAAAGTAATTAATGCTTCTCAGCTTCCTGAAGCGCAGGAGTTGATTCACGTTGAGGACAGCACTGGGAAGCAAAAAGGGACTATCGTCGTTAGTATCTTGGACGAGCCCTTTTCAGTTCAAAACGAGGAGCACATCAAGGTTGCTACCTCCATTGAAATAAGGCTCGTTGAGCAGGATTTGCTCCCTCGCCGTAGTGAAATGTAATTCTCGGCAACGTACTCACTTGCTTTCGGCTTTAAGCAGTGTGCGTTCTCAAAAATAAAAAAAATGCCCCGATGAAAATTCGGGGCTTTTCTTTTCTGGAAACATCAGTGGAAAGGCTAGTGGGCATATCTGGTCTTCCAATTCTTTTTTCTGCTATTCCGATAAGGTAGTAGAAGATCGGATTGAAAATCCTTGTGTCGGTGGTTCGATTCCGCCACGGGCCACCAAAGATTCAGCAGAATTAGCAGCCACACTTTCGAGTGTTGGTGCTTTTTTATTTCCTCTGCTGCTCGTGCCATCAAGGCGAGCATTTCCCCAGGCTCAATCCCCGCCTCATCTGCAATCTTTAACGCTGTCTTCGCGTCTGGAATGCGCCCTTGTTTTACGTACCCATGCAACGTTCGGTGTACCTGCCTGAGCATGAAGCAGGCGGCGAATAAATTCGCGGTGGATCTGTTGCATCCCGAATCTCGACGAAACATGGAGTGGAACCGATTCTATTTTCTTTCCACTTAATTCAGCAGTAAATTCATTTCAACTTGATTTCAAGGAGATTTACTATGCCGATCGATAACTATTCATGGAATACGTTGCATCAAAGTGGAGCCTCGAATAAGGAGCTTTGGAAGTTGGAACGAGAAATAACTAGAGATGGCGTAAGGCCGAAAGATGTTGATGATGCAGTAAAAAATGGTGCCACCCTTAGCGACATCAAGGACGCACTACACGAACGGGAGAATCGGCACAAAAAAGAAGCTCTAGGCGAAATTTCGAATGGTTAGGCTCATACAGCTCACCTCTTTTTGAATAAGGCCAAGTACGATTTAGCCCCCCCCCCCCGGAAGTGATGCTTTTTTTTTGTGAAAAATAGATGCACGCCTTAATGGTCATGTCGGTGGCTCAATTTCGCCTAGGTCTACCAATAATGTCCCAAGAAAAACGCCAACCGGTGATGGTTGGCGTTTTTCATTTCAACGCCGAAATTCTTTGGCTCCGATCTATTCCCGGCGCTACCTCTCCCTGCCGCACCTCAACAGCCCCTGCTGCACATGACGCAAAGAAACTGCGCAAACAAAAAAATCGACCACGCAAATCTCGAATTACCTCTAAGCGCAGGTATGAGAACTCAGTTTTTTAATCAGTCTGATTGCGGATTACATGAATGATATCGCCCTGCAAACAGGCGATAACTATATCTCTGGACAACACTTATATGAACATCACTTCTGCCTCGAATAAGGTTGGCAATAGGCATTGCCACCTTTTTCTTCACTTCCTCCGAAGCATTTCCACAGCTTCGCAGCGCTACTGCTGACTAGGCGCACAGGATCAGAAAATTCACTAAAAAATTTTCGAGACATTCAGCTACTACCGAAAAAAAACGAATATCCATCACAACTTTTCCCCTATCTCTCCTCATATACCAAAGCCAATCCATAATCCGGCACAACAAAAAGCAAGTCCAGCAAAACAATCGTTTCCTGAATGGAACCGGTGTTCCCTCCCGCAAGAAAATGAACATGCCTGACGCCGATCACTGCGTCGCGCATCTCGCTTTGCGCGTGTGGGGCGGACGCATGACGACGATATGATTCCGGCCGAAAACGACACCCAGCATATTCCCCGCGATGCAGCACCTACGCAGCCCACAGGGAAAGACCAAGAACGACAGGCAATAGCAATCATCGGCCTGGCATTTCGCTTTCCCGGCGATCTGGCCGACGAAGATAGCCTGTGGTCCGCCTTGAGCGAGGGACGGGATATGGTGACGCACCTACCCGCCGAGCGCTTTGCAACGGATGAACTGGCACACCCTGAGCGTCCCGAGGCTGGCCGCAGTGTGAACTTCTCTGCCGGGGTACTCTCGGGCATCGATCAATTCGATGCGGCATTCTTTGGTATCTCGCCACGCGAGGCGGCTTGGCTCGATCCCCAGCAGCGCCTGCTGCTAGAGCTCTCCTGGGAAGCCATGGAAAATGCCGGCAAGCCACCGTCCAGCCTGGCTGGAACCGACTGCGCTGTCTATGTTGGCATCTCCAGCCTGGACTATGGCACGCGAGGCCTGGATGACCTGGCCTCGTTGTCGGCCCATACGATGACGGGCAATACCCTCAGTCTGGCGGCCAACCGACTGTCCTATTTCTTTGACCTGCGTGGCCCATCGTTGGCAGTCGATACCGCCTGTTCGTCTTCACTGTTCGCCCTGCATCACGCCTGCCGCTGCTTGCAGCATGGCGAGGCCAAGGTCGCCCTGGTCGGCGGTGTCAATCTGCTGCTGCATCCCTATCCTTTCGTCGGCTTCACCAAGGCATCGATGTTGTCCGCTGACGGTCGCTGCAAGGTTTTCGATGCCGCGGGAAACGGCTACGTGCGCGCCGAAGGCGGCGCGGTATTGCTGCTCAAGCCGCTGCGTCAGGCGCAGCGCGACGGTGACTGCATCCACGCCGTGATCCTGGCAAGCGGTATCAATTCAGATGGCAAGCGCAAGACCGGCATCACCATCCCGAGCCAAGCAGGACAAGCAGAGCTGATGCGATCGGTATTAAAGCAAAGTGGCTTGCGCGGCGCGGACATCGACTTCATTGAGGCACATGGCACCGGCACCATGGTCGGCGATCCCGTCGAAGCTGCCGCCATCGGCGAAGTCTACGGTGGCCAGCGGGCGGCTCCTCTGCCCATCGGTTCGATCAAGGCCAACCTGGGGCATCTGGAGGCAGCCTCCGGCATGGCGAGTCTGGTCAAGACCGTACTGGCACTCAAACGACGTGCCTTGCCACCGCAGATCCAATTGCACGAGGCGCATCCAAGCATCGATCTGGAGGCGTTGAATCTGCGCTGCCATACCAGCCCTTTCCCGCTGTCCAAGGAAGGGCCATTGTTGGCAGGCGTCAATTCTTTCGGCTTCGGTGGAGCAAACGCACATGTCCTGTTGTGTGAATATCACGCAGACGTGTCTACGGATTGCCGCACGACTCCCGCATCACCTCCCCCCTTGTTCTTGAGCGCCGCCAATGAAGCCGCCTTGCGCGCCTTGGCAGGACGCTACCAGCGTCTACTGGACAAGCATACTGCCGGGCTGGACTTCTACGATCTGGCCTGGAGCGCAGCCTATCGGCGCAACCGCCTGCCATCCCGACTGGCGCTGTACTGCGAGGATGGAAAGAAGGCGGCCACAGCACTGGCGGCGTTTGCACAGGGTCAGCCGCATGAGGCGATAGTGCAAGAACAAGGTCTGCCGCAGAAAGGCAGAGTCGCCTTCGTCTATACCGGCAACGGCGCCCAATGGACAGGAATGGCACTGCGCCTGATGCACGAGTCCTCCCGATTCGCCGTATCCATGGCCGATCTCGATGCCCGGATGGCAGCCGTCGCCGGATTTTCCATACTGGAGCAATTACAGGCTGACGCGCACTCGTCACGCCTGGACGATACCGAAGTCGCACAGCCATTGATCTTCGCCATCCAGGTGGCGCTCACGCAGTGGCTGGCCGCGCAGCACGTCATCCCCGATGTGGTATGCGGTCACAGCGTCGGCGAGGTAGCCGCGGCCTGGGCCTGCGGGATGCTCGATATGGATGCGGCGATTCGCCTCATCGTCGCGCGTAGCCGAGCCCAGGGCATGACACGTGGCAGCGGTCGGATGGCAGCGGTTGGTTTGTCAGTCACTGCGTTGGAGCAACTGCTGGGAGAGATGGTGGAGCCGCTTGACCTGGAAATTGCAGCAATCAACAGCGCTGACAATCTGACGGTCTCTGGCCGGCTCGCCGATCTGGAACGTCTACAAGCACGTCTAAACGAGCGCAATCAATTCTTCCGCCTGCTAGACCTGGACTATGCCTTCCACAGTCGATACATGGAGCCCGCACGCGAGGCGTTGTTGACTCAGCTTGGCGACTGGACATCAGGTACTGCCACGCGAGCCATGTTCATTTCCACAGTCAGCGGCACGCGCAGCCTTGGCCCTGAACTGGATGCCCATTACTGGTGGCGCAACGTGCGCGAGCCGGTACGTTTGAGCGACGCTGTGAGCGAAATGGCCCGGCAAGGCTGCCACATCTTGGTCGAAATCGGCCCCCATGCCATCCTGCAGCGCTATCTGCGCGACTGCCTCCAAAGTAACGACATCAAGGGCAGGATATTGCCTACCCTGCGCCGTCATGCGGACGGCATCACGGCACTCACCGACACCGTATTGCGCATACAGTTGCTCGCCGAGCAGCCCGACCTCTCTGCCCACTTTCCAATGCCGGGCCGGCCCGTGAATCTGCCCAACTATCCGTGGCAGCGCGAGTCATTCTGGCATCCAAGCACCAATGAATCTGGGCGTGCGATCACGTCCCGGCGTACCCACCCCTTGCTGGGCTGGTCCCTGCCGCGTAGTAGCCATTGCTGGGAAAACGTAGTCGATCCCTGTACCTTACCCTGGCTGGCCGACCACCGCGTCGGCGGCGCCATCGTCTTTCCTGGTGCGGCCTACCTGGAAATGGCGCTGGCCGCCGCCAGCCAATGGTCACCCGGCCAATGCCTGAGCTGCGAGCAGATCGACATCCTCGCGCCGATGGTCTTCGACGGCAACCACGCGCGCACGCTTCGCTTCGAACTGGACGAACACGATGGCAGCTTCCAGATAAAAAGCCGACCTCGGCTGAGCGAACCAATCGCTGCGCCAAGGCGATCGAACCCAACCTCGGACTACTACATCATCGCAACGTCAAGATCATCGATCTGCTGATCACCCGAGTCCTGCTGGAGCTGGTAGGAGGTACAACCTCCTTCGTCCTGCTTGCCTTGATCTTCTTCCTGGTCGACACCATGCCTCTGCCGGAAGACCTGCTGACGGTCCTGCTGGGCTGGCTGTTACTGGGATGGCTGGCGCTGGCACTGGGCTTCATCGTGGGTGCCCTGTCGGAGCGCTCAGATACCTTCGAAAGGATCTGGCAGGTCGCCAATTATCTGCTGTTTCCTATCTCCGGTGCCGTCTACATGGTCGACTGGCTACCACGCTTCCTGCAAGAGGTCGTGCTGCTGCTGCCCATGGTCCATGGGGTCGAGATGATTCGTCATGGATATTGGGGCGGTCTGTTGCCTACCCACGAGAACCCGGCCTACCTGGTCGCTTGCAATCTGGTGTTGACATTGATGGGACTGGCGCTGGTCCGAGCCTCGGAAAACAAGGTCGAACTGGAATGATCAAGCTCAACCAAGTCAGCAAATCCTACTTCACGCGACACGGCGAGCGCCTGATCCTGGACTCGGTAGAGGCCACTGTGCAGCGCGGTGAAAAAGTCGGCGTACTGGGCCGCAACGGCGCTGGCAAGTCAACCCTGATCCGACTTCTGGGGGGCGTCGAGCATCCTTCTTCCGGCAGCATCGTGCGGCGCATGAACATCTCCTGGCCCCTGGCCTTCGGCGGTGCCTTCCAGGGCAGCCTGTCGGGACTGGATAACTTCCGCTTTATTTGCCGCATCTATGGCCTCTCTCACCACGACAGGCTGGCGCAGGTGGAAGACTTTGCCGAATTGGGCCACTACCTGCGCGAGCCGGTGAAAACTTACTCGACCGGGATGCGTGCAAGGCTGGCATTTGCCATCTCGATGGCCGTGGAGTTCGACTGCTTCCTGATCGATGAAGTCATCACGGTCGGAGACGCGCGTTTCCAGACCAAGTGCCGGCATGAGCTGTTCGAGAAACGGCGGGACCGCAGTTTTGTCATCGTCTCGCACGAGGTACACAACATCCGCGATTACTGCGAGCGTGTTTTGGTCCTGCACGACCGGAAGCTGCTGGCCTTTTCCGAAGTCGACGCGGCCATCGATTTTTATCAGGAACATTGTTGAATAGGAATGCTGTCCATGAAAAAAACCGGCAATACCATCAAGACGAGCAATAACAATACGGTGCAGGAAATCTTCTTTTCCACGAATGCCACAATCGAGGCGTTGTACCTGCGCACCCTGCATGGCCATGCGGAACTGGTGGACGACGTGCTGTGCCTGGAACAGGATACCAAGCTCTCTTTCAATACCTACTTCAATAGCTTTTATGAGAGCTACTGGTCCCAGATTTCCAGCCTGGATGATCTCTTCCTGGACATCGAATTCTCTGGTTCGCTGATCATCGAAGTGTTCCGAGATACGCATCACCAAGGCTGTCAGCGCATCACCCATCTCCGCCTGGATGCCGACCGCCAGGAGCAACGCAGCATCCCGCTAAACGCTCTGGGTTCATCCATCGGCGTCACCGGCCGCCTGTTCGTCGATGTCATGTCACGCAAGAACAGTCGGCTCGTCAGCCTGCGCTTCGCAACCAGTTCAGCGGTCAGGCGCAAGGCCAGGATCAGCCTGGGCATCTGTACCTTTCAGCGTGAAAAGTTCGTGCTGCGCAATCTGAAATCACTGCTGGGCATGACGGCATTGCAGCCGGGCTTGGCGCGCATCATTCTGGTCAACCAGGGCGGCACGTTAAAGCTCCCCGAACTGCAACGTCTGATCGATTCTTCCGCACGTGTCCTATTGATTCAGCAAGGCAATCTGGGAGGATGCGGTGGCTTTACGCGCACCATGCATGAGGCCCTGAAGATAGGTGAGGTGACCCATCACGTTTTGATGGACGATGATGCTGTGCTCGACACGCGATTGCTGCAAAACCTGATCTCGCTGCTGAGTTTTGTTGATGACGATGTGGTCATCGGCGGGCACATGCTGGATATGCTGCGACCACAGTTCCTGTACGAGGCAGGAGCGCAGGTCCGCGACAACACCAGGATCATCCCTCTGCATCACAACGTCGACCTGCGCTCAATCGATGCACTGCACCGCTTCAATGCTTTCCAGGCAGTCGACTACAACGCCTGGTGGTTCTGCACCGTGCCTATCGAACAAATCCGCATGGCGCAATTCCCCGCCCCCATCTTCATCCGCGGCGATGACATGGAATACGGATTGCGCCTGCAAGAACAGGGTAACCGGACCGTCGCCATGCCCGGCATCGCGGTCTGGCATGAACCCTTTTACGTCAAGGTCGGCAGCTGGCAGTTGTACTACGACCTGCGCAACCGTCTGATCCTGGCCGCCAGCTATCCGCATCGCTTCCGCATGGAGTCCCCCCTGGACGTACTGTGGTGGATGCTCAAGTCGGCGGCTTCCCACGACTATCTCTCGGCAGCATTGCTGGCCAAGGCAGTCAACGACTTTCTGGCAGGACCGACGCTCATGGAACAGAACTCCGAAGCGATCCATGCGAGCGTTTCCCGCCTGACCAAATCGCTGGCGCAACCATCCACCAGCGAACACGATCTGCCGCCAGCTCCACAACGCCTGCGCCGTCTGCCGCGTTCCGACTGGGGGCTGGCACTGTTGTTGACCTGGCGCATCGCCAGCACGTTACTGCTGGCCGGATGGAGCCGACCGCGCCTACTAATGGATCACGAGGCCAGCCTGGCCAACATCCACACTGGTGCCTACGTCAAGACCAACGGTATCCGCAGTTACCGCCTGCGCTACTTGCCCCACCGTATGCGCTTGCTGCAGGCCTTGCACACCTCGTTTTCGGTCTGGCTGGCTTATCGGCGCCGCCGCAAGGAAGCCGCACAGCAATGGAAGAACGATATCGCGCGCTTGCGCAGCATCACCACCTGGCAGACGATCTTCCACACCAATGCGCCACAACAGCCTGGGAGCATGAAGCAGCCCGGCGCACGCGGATGAGTCAGGCGCGTTGCCTGGTCCTGATCCGCGCAGGCAAGGATCACTGCTTTTCGGCGCTGACCCGCACACCAAGAACGAACCGTTCCTGGGATCTGGCTCTGAGCATCTATGACGATACGCCTGTTCCATGTGGTACACAGGTCGAATGGGTACATCGATATCCAGGTGGCAAGTGGAGCGGTATCTGGCAGTTCTTTACCGAGCATGGCGCCGCCCTCAATGGTTACGACTACTACTGGCTGGTCGATGACGATGTCGAGATCGATACCCCTGGCCTGGAGCGGCTACTGGCACATGTTCGCCACCACCGTTTCGAACTGGCCCAGCCTGCACTGACGCCGGACAGCTACTACTCGCACCGTCTGACCCTGGCATGCCCAGGCCTGCGGCACCGGCATACCAACTTGGTCGAGATCATGGCACCGCTGCTGTCGGCGGCTCTGCTTGGCCGCATCCTGCCACTGATACGAGATACCGACAGCGGCTTTGGGCTGGACTGGCTATGGCAGCGCATGGTCCCTGAGCCGCATCGTCAGATCGCCATCATCGACCTCGCTCCGGTACGCCACGCCAGGCCACTCAGGCAGCACTTGCGTAACGCCATGGCCAGCAAGGGCGCGACACCGGAACAAGAACGCAGCAGGCTAAGCAAGGCCCATGGATTGCGGCGCCTGCACGGCGTCGCAATCGCGGCACTGACCAGCGACGGCCAGTGCATCCGATCGCGGCTGCGGCTGGCGCTGTACATGGCGCGCGGCTATTGGAGCATACGCCAGGACATTACCCGACGTCCTTGGACTGCCGCCCAGACAGTGATACTGATCTATCGCCAATTGTTTTCCCCCCTGGGTTATCACCATCCTTCATAAGGACATTGACATGTATGACTACCTGATAGTCGGTGCCGGCCTGTTCGGTGCCACATTCGCGCGCCTGGCAACCGACGCGGGAAAGCGCTGCCTGGTCATCGACCAACGCCGCCACTTGGCCGGCAACTGCTACACCGAAGAACGCGAAGGCATCCATATCCATGCCTATGGTCCGCACATCTTCCATTGCAACGACAGTCGGATATGGAACTTCGTCAATCGCTTCGCCGAATTCAACCATTTCCGCAATTCGCCCCTGGCCATGTGCGCAGAGAAGGTCTATTCACTGCCCTTCAGCATGTACACCTTCAACCAGTTGTGGGGTGTGACCAGTCCCCAAGCAGCACGCGCCATCATCGAGGAACAGCGCCTGAAGCTGGAGCGCGAACCGGCCAACCTGGAAGAGCAGGCACTGGCCCTGGTTGGCAGCGACATCTATCACACCTTGATTCGCGACTACACCCGCAAGCAATGGCAGAAGGATCCGCGCGAACTGCCCGCCGCCATCATCAAACGACTACCACTGCGCTTTAGCTGGGACAACAATTACTTCAATGACCGTTACCAGGGTATTCCTGTGGGCGGCTATACCGCCATGTTCGAGCACATGCTGGAAGGCGTAGAAGTTCGCCTGGGCATCGATTATCTGGAGCAACGCAGCGCGCTGGCCACGCTGGCCAACCACACCATCTTTACCGGGCGCATCGATGCCTTCTACGACTATCGCTTCGGCGAACTGGAGTACCGCACCCTGCGCTTCGATTCGCAGTGGCTGGAAATCGACAATTTCCAGGGTGTAGCGGTGGTCAACTATCCACAGCCGGAGCTCCCCTGGACACGCATCATCGAGCACAAGCACTTTCAGGCAGACGCTACGCTGCAGATGCCGCGTACCATCATCACACGCGAAATCCCCGACCAGTGGCAACGCGACAAAACCCCTTACTACCCCATCGGCGATGACACCAACATGGCGCTGTTCCGACGCTACCAAGCGCTGGCCGCGCATGAAACCCATGTCAGCTTCGGCGGCCGCCTGGCCGAGTATCGCTACTACGATATGCACCAGGTGATCGGATCGGCCATGGCCAAGGCCCGTAAGCTACTGCAAGGAGACTGCCATGAAGCCGCTGCGTAAGGCGATCTTCCCGGTGGCAGGACTGGGTACGCGCCTGCTTCCCGCCACCAAATCCATTCCCAAGGAAATGCTGACCATCGTCGATCGGCCACTCATCCATTACGCGGTGAGCGAAGCCATCGAAGCCGGAATCGAGGTACTGATCTTTGTCACCAGTCGCGGCAAGCGCGCCATTGCCGACTACTTCGATTACCACCCCGAACTGGAAGCCGAACTACAAGCCAAGGGAAAACTGGAGGTATTGGCGAGCGTGCGCAACATCATTCCCCCGCACGTGAGCTGTGTTTTCATTCACCAGGCCCGTCCGCTCGGCCTGGGACATGCAGTATTGTGTGCGGCCGAAATGATCGACGATGAACCCTTTGCCGTCCTGCTTCCAGACGACCTGATCGATGGCACCTCGCAAGGTGCGCTGGCACAACTGGCGCAATTGCATCGGCAGACCAGTGCCTCGGTGCTGGCCATCGAGGAAGTGCCGCGCGACAAGGTCCACCAATACGGCATCATCGCTTCCTCCACGAGCCAAGCCGGA is a window from the Herbaspirillum rubrisubalbicans genome containing:
- a CDS encoding Tox-REase-5 domain-containing protein, giving the protein MVALPAIPLVGEVLTWLGLGAAGVGTAAILERNNRAEQAQNSELSKAEVTTLSKEKCRDCPPINGFLSHPNHSMSDISRAYQARVTGYAPGTEWNYENRDFDGFQPEKCLLQEAKSQYTNFFDDEALEPKLWYVLSGKYEKLMNQARAQHRIVSMSFPAALNWYFMEKTMYLVMKGAFARDELIRINSIYMP
- a CDS encoding immunity 52 family protein, whose amino-acid sequence is MDIHFSYRYDQNILPDVATQLQSLWRTAVLLDQVGVPIADWCPPADTPENSLRNKAFEDHGPSKAALAIFKEKDKDRDEMDVRSMVIWNGLLEEGSILMSHTLVVRDYPSKSSFSLRFKSVPALTEKSRMITVIKGLLEIWPAPFISVSDPRYDVIHKVFDDRPGVGWMLYLPKVINASQLPEAQELIHVEDSTGKQKGTIVVSILDEPFSVQNEEHIKVATSIEIRLVEQDLLPRRSEM
- a CDS encoding type I polyketide synthase; this encodes MIPAENDTQHIPRDAAPTQPTGKDQERQAIAIIGLAFRFPGDLADEDSLWSALSEGRDMVTHLPAERFATDELAHPERPEAGRSVNFSAGVLSGIDQFDAAFFGISPREAAWLDPQQRLLLELSWEAMENAGKPPSSLAGTDCAVYVGISSLDYGTRGLDDLASLSAHTMTGNTLSLAANRLSYFFDLRGPSLAVDTACSSSLFALHHACRCLQHGEAKVALVGGVNLLLHPYPFVGFTKASMLSADGRCKVFDAAGNGYVRAEGGAVLLLKPLRQAQRDGDCIHAVILASGINSDGKRKTGITIPSQAGQAELMRSVLKQSGLRGADIDFIEAHGTGTMVGDPVEAAAIGEVYGGQRAAPLPIGSIKANLGHLEAASGMASLVKTVLALKRRALPPQIQLHEAHPSIDLEALNLRCHTSPFPLSKEGPLLAGVNSFGFGGANAHVLLCEYHADVSTDCRTTPASPPPLFLSAANEAALRALAGRYQRLLDKHTAGLDFYDLAWSAAYRRNRLPSRLALYCEDGKKAATALAAFAQGQPHEAIVQEQGLPQKGRVAFVYTGNGAQWTGMALRLMHESSRFAVSMADLDARMAAVAGFSILEQLQADAHSSRLDDTEVAQPLIFAIQVALTQWLAAQHVIPDVVCGHSVGEVAAAWACGMLDMDAAIRLIVARSRAQGMTRGSGRMAAVGLSVTALEQLLGEMVEPLDLEIAAINSADNLTVSGRLADLERLQARLNERNQFFRLLDLDYAFHSRYMEPAREALLTQLGDWTSGTATRAMFISTVSGTRSLGPELDAHYWWRNVREPVRLSDAVSEMARQGCHILVEIGPHAILQRYLRDCLQSNDIKGRILPTLRRHADGITALTDTVLRIQLLAEQPDLSAHFPMPGRPVNLPNYPWQRESFWHPSTNESGRAITSRRTHPLLGWSLPRSSHCWENVVDPCTLPWLADHRVGGAIVFPGAAYLEMALAAASQWSPGQCLSCEQIDILAPMVFDGNHARTLRFELDEHDGSFQIKSRPRLSEPIAAPRRSNPTSDYYIIATSRSSIC
- a CDS encoding ABC transporter permease: MELVGGTTSFVLLALIFFLVDTMPLPEDLLTVLLGWLLLGWLALALGFIVGALSERSDTFERIWQVANYLLFPISGAVYMVDWLPRFLQEVVLLLPMVHGVEMIRHGYWGGLLPTHENPAYLVACNLVLTLMGLALVRASENKVELE
- a CDS encoding ABC transporter ATP-binding protein translates to MIKLNQVSKSYFTRHGERLILDSVEATVQRGEKVGVLGRNGAGKSTLIRLLGGVEHPSSGSIVRRMNISWPLAFGGAFQGSLSGLDNFRFICRIYGLSHHDRLAQVEDFAELGHYLREPVKTYSTGMRARLAFAISMAVEFDCFLIDEVITVGDARFQTKCRHELFEKRRDRSFVIVSHEVHNIRDYCERVLVLHDRKLLAFSEVDAAIDFYQEHC
- a CDS encoding glycosyltransferase; this encodes MKKTGNTIKTSNNNTVQEIFFSTNATIEALYLRTLHGHAELVDDVLCLEQDTKLSFNTYFNSFYESYWSQISSLDDLFLDIEFSGSLIIEVFRDTHHQGCQRITHLRLDADRQEQRSIPLNALGSSIGVTGRLFVDVMSRKNSRLVSLRFATSSAVRRKARISLGICTFQREKFVLRNLKSLLGMTALQPGLARIILVNQGGTLKLPELQRLIDSSARVLLIQQGNLGGCGGFTRTMHEALKIGEVTHHVLMDDDAVLDTRLLQNLISLLSFVDDDVVIGGHMLDMLRPQFLYEAGAQVRDNTRIIPLHHNVDLRSIDALHRFNAFQAVDYNAWWFCTVPIEQIRMAQFPAPIFIRGDDMEYGLRLQEQGNRTVAMPGIAVWHEPFYVKVGSWQLYYDLRNRLILAASYPHRFRMESPLDVLWWMLKSAASHDYLSAALLAKAVNDFLAGPTLMEQNSEAIHASVSRLTKSLAQPSTSEHDLPPAPQRLRRLPRSDWGLALLLTWRIASTLLLAGWSRPRLLMDHEASLANIHTGAYVKTNGIRSYRLRYLPHRMRLLQALHTSFSVWLAYRRRRKEAAQQWKNDIARLRSITTWQTIFHTNAPQQPGSMKQPGARG
- the glf gene encoding UDP-galactopyranose mutase, whose translation is MYDYLIVGAGLFGATFARLATDAGKRCLVIDQRRHLAGNCYTEEREGIHIHAYGPHIFHCNDSRIWNFVNRFAEFNHFRNSPLAMCAEKVYSLPFSMYTFNQLWGVTSPQAARAIIEEQRLKLEREPANLEEQALALVGSDIYHTLIRDYTRKQWQKDPRELPAAIIKRLPLRFSWDNNYFNDRYQGIPVGGYTAMFEHMLEGVEVRLGIDYLEQRSALATLANHTIFTGRIDAFYDYRFGELEYRTLRFDSQWLEIDNFQGVAVVNYPQPELPWTRIIEHKHFQADATLQMPRTIITREIPDQWQRDKTPYYPIGDDTNMALFRRYQALAAHETHVSFGGRLAEYRYYDMHQVIGSAMAKARKLLQGDCHEAAA
- the galU gene encoding UTP--glucose-1-phosphate uridylyltransferase GalU, whose product is MKPLRKAIFPVAGLGTRLLPATKSIPKEMLTIVDRPLIHYAVSEAIEAGIEVLIFVTSRGKRAIADYFDYHPELEAELQAKGKLEVLASVRNIIPPHVSCVFIHQARPLGLGHAVLCAAEMIDDEPFAVLLPDDLIDGTSQGALAQLAQLHRQTSASVLAIEEVPRDKVHQYGIIASSTSQAGAAVIDAIVEKPSPATAPSNWSVVGRYILPPQVMRALATQAPSVGGEIQLTDAIASCLPAEKFLGHPLHGRRFDCGNKEGFIEANLHFSLKQAAQQQ